The DNA region ATGCAACAATCACCTTGTTGGATGAAGGACGACGGTTCTTTATAGTCGAAGCCGAATACCCGCAGCTGTCGAAGCCACTCGTGGGCGAGCCAATTCCCATCCAAGATAGGGCCTCGCAGCATAGTCTTGTGAGTCGCCAGGAGTCCATTGTCGTCCATGATTTAAATGACCACGTCCTCATGTCTGAGTCGCCCAGTTTTCGCCAAATAGTCCAAGACCTCGATATTAGATCCGTACTGATTGTACCCATGGTGACCGATGGTAAAGCCATTGGGACAATCAGCCTCGACACGATTGGGCGGACCAAGTTATTCTCGAAGGAGGAGGTCGAGCTATGCCAGACCGTCGCCAACCAGGTGGCCGCCTTCGTCGCGATCACTAGGTTGATCGAGGAACAGCAAAAGTATCGGCGACAAGCTGGATTGGTCGCACCAGTACCAAGGCGAACAGTTCTGTCCGACCGTGAAGAGAAAAGCTCGCAGACGATCTTCGGTGATTTGGCAAAGGGGGTGCATTACACGTTTATCCCCGACGAGAATCATTCCTGGCGTTCCTGGCAAGGTAGCATTTTGAGGGAAATCCTGCATGGCACACCCCACTTGGGGCTTACGTTCAAACCGTCGGCGGTGGAGCCTTGCCGGGCAAGGAGGCAAGGCATGGAGCAACCTCTCGGCA from Thermodesulfobacteriota bacterium includes:
- a CDS encoding GAF domain-containing protein, encoding MTFSRPMEGQPLREVFQGMSATLLDLFDVDHATITLLDEGRRFFIVEAEYPQLSKPLVGEPIPIQDRASQHSLVSRQESIVVHDLNDHVLMSESPSFRQIVQDLDIRSVLIVPMVTDGKAIGTISLDTIGRTKLFSKEEVELCQTVANQVAAFVAITRLIEEQQKYRRQAGLVAPVPRRTVLSDREEKSSQTIFGDLAKGVHYTFIPDENHSWRSWQGSILREILHGTPHLGLTFKPSAVEPCRARRQGMEQPLG